From the Lathyrus oleraceus cultivar Zhongwan6 chromosome 4, CAAS_Psat_ZW6_1.0, whole genome shotgun sequence genome, one window contains:
- the LOC127138221 gene encoding ras-related protein RABE1c has protein sequence MTCFLQQITNCLHNINHNGISNKQAILQQRALGRELGLVVDLTNTTRYYPLSDWTKEGIGHVKIRCKGRDFVPDDESVQKLFDFKIITIEFDGKRIKLQTWDTAGQERFRTITTAYYRGAMGILLVYDVTDKASFNNIRNWVRNIEQHASDNVNKILVGNKADMDESKRAVPTSKGQALADEYGIKFFETSAKTNMNVEEVFFSIARDIKQRLADTDSGSEPPAAFPNATIGLQCAP, from the exons ATGACTTGTTTTCTGCAACAAATAACAAACTGCTTGCACAATATTAACCACAACGGTATCAGTAACAAGCAAGCAATTCTTCAACAGAGAGCTTTAGGTAGAGAACTTGGTTTAGTGGTTGATCTAACAAATACTACTCGTTACTATCCATTATCAGATTGGACAAAGGAAGGGATTGGCCATGTCAAGATAAGATGCAAGGGAAGAGATTTTGTACCTGATGATGAATCTGTACAAAAGCTTT TTGATTTCAAGATAATAACCATTGAATTTGATGGCAAACGCATTAAGTTGCAAACCTGGGATACAGCTGGCCAGGAGAGATTCAGAACTATTACTACAGCTTATTACCGTGGAGCCATGGGTATCTTGCTGGTTTATGATGTTACTGATAAAGCATCTTTCAATAATATTAGGAATTGGGTTCGCAATATTGAACAACATGCTTCTGACAATGTAAACAAGATACTTGTGGGAAACAAGGCTGATATGGATGAAAGTAAAAGGGCTGTACCTACCTCCAAAGGTCAAGCTCTTGCTGATGAGTATGGTATCAAGTTCTTTGAAACCAGTGCAAAAACAAACATGAACGTGGAGGAGGTTTTCTTTTCAATAGCAAGAGACATCAAGCAAAGGCTTGCAGACACAGATTCAGGATCCGAACCACCGGCAGCCTTTCCAAATGCAACAATAGGATTGCAATGCGCCCCTTGA